One Carassius auratus strain Wakin chromosome 16, ASM336829v1, whole genome shotgun sequence genomic window carries:
- the setd2 gene encoding histone-lysine N-methyltransferase SETD2 isoform X2 has product MECLTELEKYKKKDVKDCSIKVENLPKQVIFKGLAPRVILTNHLLTKGTKANVNLEEQGRQKVSFSFAQTKKTRQNVFLAPPSPEKSASEHSSALQAGPVPTPDLGGQSDETKNVDTNTPAVGETHTAPAPVSFPLKSIPVLGKMHFKKQILSVTVAEDNPIVSTASAEISEPVVPSELDKIRSSTKVEIETSLQQPHKNSVIDSSSEKVLKEENPQEKVDSCHKGPVSSHIGKGDKDTSVISEHEENIKSQPRSDSTLPGSESDGDSIRTSSSHKSSDHRNKIKSECPSNEAKRSSNSKTEEAEKSRHDRKDDEKGSSRSKSERDSRHTLSRSSRSDRDRRRTKSRSRSRSRGCRTSSYSRSERSRSERQLRSDRSHYHDSERRFHRSSPHRERRGSRSRADGRSRDSSDSEDDHRRLRTRGSDSSRSSTYSGSQKDSKSSTHSRLHRDSKTTDRSRSESDKKTQHSKSEQSHLKASDSESNRKSSPYAEAVHRKSSAHSKSEINVKTSNSNQATSSRTSETKVHKNSSDSDEEHSKRRLSQGSDRSSVSGTSSSKKTDSTDHKTLNNATGTERQSKDRSSNNTKQSRLAPSPVTPQKEFSKIDDKSILPKSKCISQQMHEATHKVNLFKTNQQTEHQAPNQELSSLRICPNVPESQKTTESLESTSMTSGSLEVRSSTDESGMNNEIPIQSKDLAEEPTDSFCVGHTPDQDSEGLMADPLSVKEFPPGGCLKFNTKLDGPSHITESAQLCEKDSEQHYVNPEQPSSGILKKDGSAKKSRWDIVGQATSENQSPSKIASPDMKNDILVKRIEWNNDTTPEDSCSQTQDSELPVEEQIRDTTSAESHQKVSSRASDLETQNTHGELIKQIVEDPQSTSAPVASDLPLNCSSGNKEKISVDKPKPDTQDPDSLNHDGKCHSEDSESEESDSDSDDGHVSLKRLHSVVVVPKNSTIALETNDLTEPSPGSSVFSGQQQTDTRESINREFAYGFNNQANLEESSAALFKASAQVAMLNPDIKRVSYQSQSNMVDSTSHLEATSAHVDKNWSAQERPNSVQINQASLQSFEKTLQPESDHHQNHDRPESWNGRKGGKQHYGESTDFNSGKGYGLAWDFNQSEQPSSTFQQPDSSHSTEHPPQPGIALFDSGHRHGPWTQPAISKTNRPVNAHVPLQYHNSVNQIHPDSLTNDHDDDRVVGIKQGSVLSADLPGSSPFVQAHEISSNCSFTTDSQNISEAPREDNQKPHRGRGPPKKRRQEFESESDNEAEAGLSSKRECLDESSRVVKDGKESLNQIQEVARPLLSLKEFVDPAVWREKAKQKKMPPYFDLIEENLYLTERKKNKSHRDIKHMQCECAILSREERAQGMMACGEDCLNRLLMIECSSRCLNGAYCSNRRFQMKQHADFEVILTESKGWGLRAAKDLQPNTFVLEYCGEVLDHREFKARVKEYARNKNIHYYFMALKNNEIIDATLKGNCSRFMNHSCEPNCETQKWTVNGQLRVGFFTTKAVTAGSELTFDYQFQRYGKEAQKCFCGAPSCRGLIGGETRVSVRAAGGKKQRERSRKKETDSALTTLDEELEALQENGEGLCGEKDVISLCRLMVRVETMEQRLTCLKLIQNTQNPLCLKQFLDHHGLSLLWIFMVELSEAKSNSVNNIKLQLEIMKALAVLPISTKNMLEESRVLQFIQRWAQSRPLSQPAEQDGYSSESTSRAQTPLNTPDGPPTKLASELDGDTPKRAVYRRLKIISENSLDSAMSDASKASDGKEEEDEEEEEMEDETSQLEATIEREVKVENSEAPSESQPEPELKQELPETEEVPHSTPEATGSEGETLETQEPEEKPTLKHEEQLEDEKIVEETKSEEPSESQVESATVEDAPSVTDTTSAADISIDVVAEVETPIAETQVENISSEQCSSEGNESCSTAEITPTQPSETIMEIISSEPTAVSVESAPTESPSASVETTPPESAAVSTENVSSEAAVAASSADAPALANVAVPAEGAAVGTPSQDEEEGVSDVESERSQEPQVRASDISDMAARLLDSWKDLKEVYRIPKKSQVEKESSDRSRDREALMTPRTPSSSREREREREKERDRDRDRDRDWERERDWERERDRERDGERSSLRSADRKRRRGSTSPLPPSAYERGRRNDDRYEQSSSKKKLHTKESRNKLSTEERRKLFEQEVAQREAQKQQQQQQQQQQQQQQQLQQQQQLQTLAFNPLAYASSPNFMAYPPGYPIQTYVDPTNPNAGKVLLPTPAVEPLCVTPAPGTFEQTPTQPIISDLASPSSTTTQAGPASSLAHIPASLELSSGTQTQQYVQPAVSAQDPNVAVLSVPAQTASPQIQGQQGYTTLWDPNTQQAVTVQTQPTQQYSTTAQPQTAIYYQGQPCQAIYSIPAGYPQTNTPVIQTYTEPAAGYLHGQQVYTGHQQGVVVQQGGTVTTIVTSQTVQQEMLVPNSIIDLPPPSPPKPKTIILPPGWKVARDPEGRIYYYHIITRQTQWDPPSWDGTTDEASVEHEAEMDLGTPTYDENPSKFSTKTAEADTSSELAKKSKEVFRKEMSQFIVQCLNPYRKPDCKLGRISNTEDFKHLARKLTHGVMNKELKSCKNPEDLECNENVKHKTKEYIKKYMQKFGTVYRPKEDTELD; this is encoded by the exons ATGGAGTGCTTAACCGAACTGGAGAAGTATAAGAA GAAAGATGTGAAAGATTGTTCG ATCAAGGTGGAAAATCTTCCGAAGCAAGTCATATTCAAAGGCCTTGCACCTAGGGTCATATTGACAAACCATCTCCTGACTAAAGGAACCAAGGCAAATGTAAACCTTGAGGAACAGGGTCGACAAAAGGTCTCCTTCAGCTTCgcacagacaaaaaaaacacGTCAAAATGTATTTCTAGCCCCACCAAGTCCGGAGAAATCTGCAAGTGAACATTCTTCTGCACTGCAAGCTGGACCTGTACCTACTCCAGATCTAGGAGGACAGAGTGATGAAACCAAGAATGTGGATACAAATACTCCAGCAGTTGGGGAGACCCACACAGCACCCGCCCCAGTATCCTTCCCTCTCAAATCAATACCTGTTCTTGGAAAGATGCATTTTAAGAAACAGATTCTCAGCGTTACTGTTGCTGAGGATAACCCCATTGTCAGCACAGCGTCAGCAGAGATTTCAGAGCCAGTAGTCCCATCTGAGTTAGACAAAATTAGATCTTCAACCAAGGTTGAAATTGAAACCTCATTGCAACAGCCTCACAAGAACTCAGTCATTGATAGTTCCTCTGAAAAAGTTCTCAAAGAGGAAAACCCTCAGGAGAAAGTTGACTCATGTCATAAAGGTCCTGTTTCTTCCCATATTGGGAAGGGAGATAAGGATACTTCCGTTATTTCTGAGCATGAGGAAAACATCAAATCACAACCTCGATCAGATAGCACACTTCCAGGTTCAGAATCTGATGGGGATTCAATCCGAACATCATCTAGCCATAAGTCTAGTGACCACAGAAATAAGATAAAATCTGAATGTCCGAGTAACGAAGCAAAAAGATCCTCTAATTCCAAAACTGAGGAGGCAGAAAAATCCAGGCATGATAGGAAAGATGATGAAAAGGGGTCAAGTCGTTCAAAATCTGAGCGCGACTCGAGGCACACCTTGTCAAGATCTTCTCGTTCTGATAGAGACAGAAGAAGGACCAAAAGTCGGTCACGGTCTAGATCTCGAGGCTGTCGAACTAGTTCCTATTCAAGATCTGAAAGATCCAGGAGTGAGAGACAGTTAAGGTCAGATAGGTCACATTACCATGATTCTGAGCGGAGGTTTCATAGAAGTTCTCCTCATCGTGAAAGGAGAGGCTCACGTTCACGAGCTGATGGCAGGTCTCGTGACAGCTCTGACTCAGAGGATGACCACCGGCGCCTAAGGACTCGAGGTAGTGACTCAAGTCGATCCTCCACTTACTCTGGCTCGCAAAAAGACTCAAAATCATCAACTCACTCCAGATTGCACAGGGACTCAAAAACCACAGATCGTTCTCGATCCGAGTCAGACAAAAAGACTCAGCATTCAAAGTCCGAACAATCTCATTTAAAAGCTAGTGACTCTGAATCCAATAGAAAGAGCTCTCCTTACGCAGAAGCAGTTCATAGGAAATCCAGTGCCCACTCAAAATCTGAGATTAATGTTAAAACCTCAAATTCTAACCAAGCTACCTCATCCCGAACATCTGAGACAAAGGTCCATAAAAACAGCTCTGACTCTGATGAGGAGCACAGCAAAAGACGTCTGTCACAAGGATCAGACAGGTCATCTGTTTCTGGGACTTCATCTTCCAAAAAAACAGACTCAACGGATCACAAGACTTTAAATAATGCTACTGGAACAGAGAGACAATCAAAAGACAGATCAAGTAATAACACAAAGCAGTCACGGTTAGCCCCCAGCCCAGTAACTCCTCAGAAGGAATTCAGCAAAATTGATGACAAATCTATTTTGCCTAAATCTAAATGCATTTCTCAACAGATGCATGAAGCTACGCATAAAGTTAATTTGTTCAAAACAAATCAACAAACTGAGCATCAAGCTCCAAATCAAGAACTTAGTAGTTTGAGAATATGCCCAAATGTTCCTGAGAGTCAAAAGACAACTGAAAGTTTGGAATCCACTTCCATGACAAGTGGAAGTCTTGAAGTTAGAAGTTCCACTGATGAATCTGGAATGAACAACGAGATTCCAATCCAAAGTAAAGATCTGGCAGAAGAACCGACTGACTCATTTTGTGTAGGCCACACTCCCGATCAGGATTCAGAAGGATTGATGGCAGACCCTCTTTCTGTGAAAGAATTCCCACCTGGAGGATGCTTGAAATTTAACACTAAATTAGATGGTCCATCGCACATCACAGAGAGTGCTCAACTCTGTGAAAAAGATTCTGAGCAGCATTATGTGAATCCTGAACAACCCAGTAGTGGGATTTTGAAAAAGGATGGCAGTGCTAAAAAATCCAGATGGGACATTGTTGGTCAAGCCACTTCAGAAAATCAAAGCCCTTCAAAAATAGCGAGTCCAGATatgaaaaatgacattttggTAAAAAGAATAGAGTGGAACAATGATACTACCCCTGAAGATTCTTGTTCTCAGACACAGGACTCTGAACTACCAGTAGAAGAACAAATACGAGACACAACCTCAGCTGAATCTCATCAAAAAGTAAGTTCTCGTGCATCTGACCTCGAAACCCAAAATACTCATGGTGAACTTATAAAACAGATTGTTGAAGATCCTCAATCAACAAGTGCCCCTGTTGCTAGTGATCTTCCCCTTAATTGCAGTTCTGGCAATAAAGAGAAAATCAGTGTAGACAAACCTAAGCCTGACACTCAAGACCCTGATTCCTTAAACCATGATGGTAAATGCCACAGTGAGGACAGCGAGAGTGAAGAGtctgattcagattcagatgaTGGGCATGTTTCCTTAAAGCGGTTGCACTCTGTGGTGGTTGTGCCAAAAAATTCAACCATTGCTCTTGAGACAAATGACTTGACAGAACCGTCTCCTGGGTCCTCAGTGTTTTCTGGGCAGCAACAGACTGATACACGTGAAAGCATTAATAGGGAATTTGCTTATGGCTTTAACAATCAGGCAAACCTTGAGGAATCCTCAGCTGCACTTTTTAAGGCCAGTGCACAAGTTGCAATGCTAAATCCAGATATTAAACGTGTCTCTTACCAATCGCAGAGCAACATGGTTGACAGCACCAGCCACTTGGAGGCTACCAGTGCTCATGTGGACAAGAACTGGAGTGCCCAAGAAAGACCAAATAGTGTCCAGATAAACCAAGCATCACTTCAGAGTTTTGAAAAGACTTTGCAACCTGAATCGGATCACCATCAAAACCATGATAGACCAGAAAGCTGGAATGGAAGGAAAGGAGGAAAGCAGCACTATGGGGAATCCACTGACTTCAACAGTGGGAAGGGTTATGGCTTAGCCTGGGACTTTAACCAGTCAGAACAGCCCAGCAGCACATTTCAGCAACCGGATAGCAGTCATAGCACCGAACACCCACCTCAGCCAGGAATTGCTCTGTTTGATAGCGGTCACAGACACGGTCCATGGACTCAGCCTGCCATCTCTAAAACCAACAGACCAGTCAACGCGCATGTGCCTCTTCAGTATCATAATTCAGTTAACCAGATCCATCCAGACTCTTTAACCAATGATCACGATGACGACAGGGTAGTAGGGATCAAACAAGGATCTGTCCTGTCTGCTGATCTTCCTGGATCATCCCCATTTGTTCAAGCCCATGAGATAAGCAGCAATTGCAGCTTCACCACAGATAGCCAGAACATCTCGGAAGCCCCTAGAGAAGACAACCAAAAGCCACATCGAGGAAGGGGTCCACCTAAGAAGAGACGTCAAGAGTTTGAATCTGAATCAGATAATGAGGCAGAGGCTGGTCTGAGCAGTAAAAGGGAGTGTTTGGATGAGAGCTCAAGGGTTGTGAAAGATGGTAAGGAATCTTTAAACCAAATTCAAGAGGTGGCGCGCCCACTGCTCAGTCTGAAAGAATTTGTGGATCCAGCTGTTTGGAGGGAAAAggcaaagcagaaaaaaatgcCACCCTACTTTGACCTCATCGAAGAAAATTTATATCTGACTGAACG CAAGAAGAATAAGTCTCATCGAGACATCAAGCATATGCAGTGTGAGTGTGCTATCCTCTCAAGAGAAGAGCGTGCCCAAGGAATGATGGCTTGTGGGGAGGATTGCCTCAATCGCTTGCTGATGATTGAGTG CTCTTCTCGGTGTTTAAATGGGGCATACTGCTCCAACAGGCGCTTTCAAATGAAGCAGCATGCAGACTTTGAGGTAATTTTGACTGAGAGCAAAGGCTGGGGCTTACGAGCAGCCAAAGATCTACAGCC GAACACCTTTGTTTTAGAGTACTGTGGAGAAGTTTTGGATCATCGGGAATTTAAGGCACGGGTGAAGGAGTATGCACGAAACAAGAACATTCACTATTATTTCATGGCATTGAAAAATAATGAG ATTATTGATGCGACTTTGAAAGGAAACTGTTCCCGCTTCATGAATCACAGCTGTGAACCCAATTGTGAAACTCAGAAA TGGACTGTAAATGGCCAGCTCCGAGTTGGCTTCTTCACCACCAAAGCTGTGACGGCTGGGTCAGAACTCACTTTTGATTATCAGTTCCAAAGATACGG TAAAGAGGCCCAGAAGTGTTTCTGTGGAGCTCCTAGCTGTCGAGGTTTAATTGGTGGAGAGACTCGGGTTAGTGTCCGAGCAGCAGGTGGGAAGAAACAGAGGGAGCGCTCACGGAAGAAAGAAACTGACAGTGCACTTACCACG TTGGATGAAGAGCTGGAGGCTCTGCAGGAGAATGGAGAAGGCTTGTGCGGAGAGAAAGATGTGATCTCACTCTGCAGGCTCATGGTGCGAGTGGAGACAATGGAGCAGCGACTCACCTGCCTTAAACTCATCCAG AATACCCAGAATCCCTTGTGCCTGAAGCAGTTTTTGGATCACCACGGCCTCTCGCTGCTGTGGATATTTATGGTTGAACTTTCTGAAGCTAAGAGCAACTCTGTAAACAACATTAAACTACAGCTGGAG ATAATGAAGGCTCTGGCAGTGCTTCCCATCTCAACGAAGAATATGCTTGAGGAGAGTCGAGTGCTACAGTTTATCCAGCGCTGGGCTCAAAGCCGGCCACTCAGCCAACCGGCAGAACAGGATGGCTACTCCAGTGAGAGCACTTCACGTGCCCAAACGCCCCTCAACACCCCTGATGGTCCGCCAACCAAGCTGGCTTCTGAGTTGGATGGGGACACTCCAAAGCGAGCAGTCTACCGTAGGTTGAAGATCATCAGTGAAAACAGTCTGGATAGCGCCATGTCCGATGCTAGTAAAGCTTCGGATGGgaaagaagaggaggatgaggaagaggaagagatggAGGATGAGACTTCACAATTGGAAGCCACAATAGAAAGGGAGGTTAAAGTGGAAAACAGTGAGGCGCCTTCTGAGAGTCAGCCTGAGCCCGAATTGAAACAGGAGCTCCCTGAAACAGAAGAAGTCCCACATTCAACGCCAGAGGCCACTGGCAGTGAGGGAGAGACACTTGAAACACAAGAACCTGAAGAAAAACCCACCCTTAAGCATGAAGAACAACTGGAGGATGAAAAGATCGTGGAGGAGACCAAGAGCGAGGAGCCATCAGAGTCCCAGGTGGAGTCAGCAACAGTTGAAGATGCCCCTTCAGTCACGGACACCACATCTGCAGCGGACATTAGTATTGATGTAGTTGCTGAAGTGGAAACCCCCATAGCTGAGACACAGGTGGAAAACATATCTTCTGAACAATGCAGCTCCGAAGGGAATGAAAGTTGCAGCACTGCAGAAATCACACCCACGCAACCATCAGAAACTATAATGGAGATCATATCCTCCGAACCTACAGCTGTTTCGGTAGAGAGCGCACCCACAGAATCTCCGTCTGCCTCTGTGGAGACCACTCCACCCGAATCTGCTGCCGTTTCTACTGAAAACGTATCATCAGAGGCTGCCGTAGCTGCCAGTTCTGCAGATGCGCCGGCCCTGGCTAATGTGGCTgttccagcagagggcgctgcaGTGGGGACGCCCTCTCAAGATGAGGAGGAAGGTGTTTCTGATGTGGAGAGCGAGCGCAGTCAGGAGCCACAAGTTCGAGCTTCTGATATCAGTGACATGGCCGCCCGGCTGCTGGACAGTTGGAAAGACTTAAAG gaaGTTTACAGGATACCAAAGAAGAGCCAGGTTGAAAAAGAGTCAAGTG ATCGCAGTCGAGACCGAGAAGCCCTGATGACCCCTCGCACACCTTCGAGCAgtcgagagagagagcgagaaagagagaaggagcgCGATCGGGATCGAGACCGGGACAGAGACTGGGAGCGTGAACGGGACTGGGAACGTGAGCGAGACCGAGAGAGGGATGGTGAGAGATCGTCTCTTCGCAGTGCAGATAGAAAAAGACGAAGAGGCTCCACCTCCCCTCTACCGCCTTCAGCCTATGAGAGGGGCCGCAGAAATGATGACCG TTATGAGCAGTCCAGCAGCAAGAAGAAACTCCACACCAAAGAGTCTCGTAACAAGCTGTCTACTGAGGAACGACGAAAGCTCTTTGAGCAGGAAGTGGCCCAGCGGGAGgcacagaaacaacaacaacaacaacagcagcagcagcagcagcaacaacaacaactacaacaacaacagcaattacAAACTCTTGCTTTTAACCCACTGGCCTACGCCTCCAGTCCAAACTTCATGGCCTACCCGCCTGGATACCCTATCCAGACCTACGTGGATCCCACCAATCCCAATGCAGGAAAAGTGCTTTTGCCCACGCCTGCTGTAGAGCCTCTTTGTGTCACCCCAGCTCCTGGTACATTCGAACAAACACCTACTCAGCCTATCATATCAGATCTAGCTTCACCCTCTTCCACCACCACGCAGGCCGGACCTGCCTCCAGCTTGGCACATATCCCTGCCTCTCTGGAGCTTTCCTCTGGCACGCAGACTCAGCAGTATGTCCAGCCTGCTGTGTCTGCACAGGACCCGAATGTGGCCGTCCTGTCTGTTCCTGCGCAAACAGCCAGCCCACAGATCCAGGGTCAGCAGGGTTACACCACGCTCTGGGACCCCAACACACAGCAAGCGGTCACGGTGCAAACGCAGCCAACTCAGCAGTACTCCACCACGGCACAGCCTCAGACGGCCATCTACTATCAGGGCCAGCCCTGCCAGGCCATCTATAGCATTCCTGCAGGCTACCCACAAACCAACACTCCTGTCATACAG ACATACACTGAGCCGGCTGCCGGTTACCTTCATGGGCAGCAGGTGTACACCGGTCATCAGCAGGGTGTGGTTGTGCAGCAGGGAGGCACGGTCACCACCATTGTCACATCTCAGACTGTTCAACAG GAAATGCTCGTACCCAACAGCATCATTGATCTACCGCCCCCTTCCCCTCCCAAACCTAAAACAATTATCCTGCCTCCCGGTTGGAAAGTGGCGCGAGACCCAGAGGGCAGAATCTATTACTACCACATCATCACCAG GCAAACACAGTGGGATCCTCCCAGCTGGGATGGGACTACAGATGAAGCCAGTGTCGAACACGAGGCTGAGATGGACCTCGGGACGCCCACATATGATGAAAATCCTTCAAAG